In a single window of the Acipenser ruthenus chromosome 42, fAciRut3.2 maternal haplotype, whole genome shotgun sequence genome:
- the LOC117400885 gene encoding carboxy-terminal domain RNA polymerase II polypeptide A small phosphatase 2 isoform X2 has translation MERSVICQVQKEDTVLPSKQGLVKKSSPTKPRSRNIFKALFCCLRAQNAPQPPPCQDHLLQTEENGSVAKIPGTCLLPEVTLQDQGKVCVVIDLDETLVHSSFKPISNADFIVPVEIEGTTHQVYVLKRPHVDEFLRRMGELFECVLFTASLAKYADPVTDLLDKHGVFRVRLFRESCVFHQGCYVKDLSRLGRDLGRTLILDNSPASYIFHPENAVPVVSWFDDLEDVELLNLIPVFEELSQAENVYTGLAHLRTP, from the exons GCCTGGTTAAGAAATCCTCCCCCACCAAGCCTCGAAGCCGCAATATCTTCAAAGCTCTGTTCTGTTGCCTCCGAGCACAGAATGCACCGCAGCCTCCCCCTTGCCAGGACCACTTGCTGCAGACCGAGGAGAACGGCTCGGTTGCTAAG atcCCAGGTACATGCCTCCTGCCCGAGGTGACCCTGCAGGACCAGGGCAAGGTGTGCGTGGTGATCGACCTGGACGAGACACTGGTGCACAGCTCCTTCAAG CCAATCAGCAATGCGGACTTCATAGTGCCTGTGGAGATCGAGGGGACGACACATCAG GTATACGTGTTGAAGAGACCTCATGTGGACGAGTTTCTAAGGAGAATGGGAGAgttatttgaatgtgttttattcaCTGCCAGCTTAGCAAAG tACGCGGACCCGGTGACTGACCTCCTGGATAAGCACGGCGTGTTCCGGGTGCGACTCTTCAGGGAATCCTGTGTCTTCCACCAGGGCTGCTACGTGAAGGACCTGAGCAGGCTGGGCCGGGACCTGGGCAGGACTCTCATCCTGGACAACTCGCCCGCCTCCTACATCTTCCACCCCGAGAACGCC gtcccGGTGGTCTCCTGGTTTGATGACCTGGAGGATGTTGAGCTGCTGAACTTGATCCCTGTCTTCGAGGAGTTGAGCCAGGCAGAGAACGTTTACACCGGGCTGGCCCACCTGAGGACTccatga
- the LOC117400885 gene encoding carboxy-terminal domain RNA polymerase II polypeptide A small phosphatase 2 isoform X1 gives MERSVICQVQKEDTVLPSKQGLVKKSSPTKPRSRNIFKALFCCLRAQNAPQPPPCQDHLLQTEENGSVAKSDLLQTLRYQYYQIPGTCLLPEVTLQDQGKVCVVIDLDETLVHSSFKPISNADFIVPVEIEGTTHQVYVLKRPHVDEFLRRMGELFECVLFTASLAKYADPVTDLLDKHGVFRVRLFRESCVFHQGCYVKDLSRLGRDLGRTLILDNSPASYIFHPENAVPVVSWFDDLEDVELLNLIPVFEELSQAENVYTGLAHLRTP, from the exons GCCTGGTTAAGAAATCCTCCCCCACCAAGCCTCGAAGCCGCAATATCTTCAAAGCTCTGTTCTGTTGCCTCCGAGCACAGAATGCACCGCAGCCTCCCCCTTGCCAGGACCACTTGCTGCAGACCGAGGAGAACGGCTCGGTTGCTAAG TCTGATCTGCTTCAAACACTACGTTACCAGTATTATCAA atcCCAGGTACATGCCTCCTGCCCGAGGTGACCCTGCAGGACCAGGGCAAGGTGTGCGTGGTGATCGACCTGGACGAGACACTGGTGCACAGCTCCTTCAAG CCAATCAGCAATGCGGACTTCATAGTGCCTGTGGAGATCGAGGGGACGACACATCAG GTATACGTGTTGAAGAGACCTCATGTGGACGAGTTTCTAAGGAGAATGGGAGAgttatttgaatgtgttttattcaCTGCCAGCTTAGCAAAG tACGCGGACCCGGTGACTGACCTCCTGGATAAGCACGGCGTGTTCCGGGTGCGACTCTTCAGGGAATCCTGTGTCTTCCACCAGGGCTGCTACGTGAAGGACCTGAGCAGGCTGGGCCGGGACCTGGGCAGGACTCTCATCCTGGACAACTCGCCCGCCTCCTACATCTTCCACCCCGAGAACGCC gtcccGGTGGTCTCCTGGTTTGATGACCTGGAGGATGTTGAGCTGCTGAACTTGATCCCTGTCTTCGAGGAGTTGAGCCAGGCAGAGAACGTTTACACCGGGCTGGCCCACCTGAGGACTccatga